The following are encoded in a window of Peromyscus maniculatus bairdii isolate BWxNUB_F1_BW_parent chromosome X, HU_Pman_BW_mat_3.1, whole genome shotgun sequence genomic DNA:
- the LOC102913711 gene encoding profilin-2-like yields MQRIEDFSQDVWQDCIKLFLQTNMCSDAAVVTNCPPWLLASSPEGNFIQMTQEEVQTLLAKEEREKLFVQGVTLAGIKCLLIRDNLFTEGNNSMDLRTKGQSRGSQAVTVVQMGSVYLVVMGKKGTEGGPLNLKAFEIAGYMKEAVLEQISHC; encoded by the coding sequence ATGCAACGCATAGAGGACTTCAGCCAAGATGTCTGGCAAGACTGTATCAAATTGTTCCTACAAACTAATATGTGCAGTGATGCTGCAGTTGTCACCAATTGTCCACCATGGCTTTTAGCTTCTTCCCCTGAAGGCAACTTTATTCAGATGACCCAGGAAGAAGTTCAGACCTTACTagcaaaagaagagagagaaaagctgtTTGTCCAGGGAGTCACCCTTGCTGGAATCAAGTGCCTGTTAATCCGAGACAACCTGTTCACTGAGGGCAACAACAGCATGGACCTGCGTACCAAAGGCCAAAGTAGAGGTAGCCAGGCAGTGACAGTAGTTCAGATGGGGTCCGTGTACCTTGTGGTGATGGGAAAGAAGGGGACAGAAGGAGGACCTCTCAATCTCAAAGCTTTTGAGATAGCAGGCTACATGAAAGAGGCCGTTCTTGAACAAATTTCCCATTGCTGA